The Rhodamnia argentea isolate NSW1041297 chromosome 7, ASM2092103v1, whole genome shotgun sequence genome contains the following window.
ttgggtcagaaagGTGGATTACGAGAGTGGACGCACATCTGCGAAAGGTAAAGATACCATATTAGAATGTTAATTTATGACTCTCGGCAAGAATATAGTTTATCATAGACGATCACCGATCTTGGGCCACTTAGGGCGGGCGCTGTctgcttttcttcttgttcaagACAGCAACTAGAGGCCAGGTTCTGTACATGATGAACAAATCTCAAGACTAACCTTCTCTTGATGACTTTCTGGCTAAAAACAACGATGGCTTCGGCTTCGGCCGATGTCCATCGTCTTCCTTGGTGTTCAGATGCGAAAATGATGTTTGGGGTCACAAATAATGGTATAAGGACTATATGAAGCTTCATTCTGTAGTGTATCAATTCAAGTTGTGACAAAATATTGTAACTCCTGTCTCTTTGATCACTAGTTCTAGTTGTGACAAAATAAGAACTCCTGTCTCTTGATCTCTGGCTGCAGCTTATCTTGCAAGGATTCTATGGAAATTACAGATCCGGCGATTTGGCAGAATGGCCATAGGACAAATTTCGGAACGAATGATAGATCTAGTCAATATAGAGGGGAAGAAATTCCGACAGAGTTGGACAACCATGCCCCCTTTTATCACAAAATTGGAACTTAATTAGGTGCGGTAAGGAATCACAACGATAACAGTTGAAGatctaaaggaaaaagaatttcatGATAACAGTTGAAGATCTAAAGGAAAAGGAATTTCATGTTCTTCCAGCCTCACGGACGACTCCACTGGTTCGGAAAGAAGAAGCACAACAGGTGGATTGGTAATGAATTGGCTTCAAAGGAGTTGATTCGCAGGATTCATCAAACACACTTCCCAAACATACTTGCTTATCAGTCGCTATGATTCAGACGACCTCACTTTCTAAGCCATGGAAAGCAGGAACACTGCagcaagaagtgaaaaaaatggaagaacattgaggacactagaagtgtcatgaTAGCCAGTAAGTGTCGACTTTCAGACAACTGTGACACAATACCTTTGAGTTATTGCCAGCAGTTCCACTAGCTGCACCCGCATAAGGTGACTGAGTGTGCATGTCCGGTCCCATTCGAACTCCCCCCTGCCTCTCCTCCCGAACTTGGTTAAAGATGTGAGTATAGCCGTCGGCTGAAGCCGGGTTGTTCTCGTCCCACTCGCCAAATTTTGGAACAGCGGCACCTTTGTCCACCTGGTTGATCAGAAACCACAGTTGAAACTTGAGGGGGTAATGCAAGAGCCAAATTATACTATCAGATATATTAGCCTTCAGGACCTCAACCGAATTATTTTCGTCCAACGAAATGAACCAGTAAAATGCAAGCTTGTATGAATCCCGACAATTGCAAAGGGAATCACTTCTGGTCAGAGAAGCTTTTCGGTCGAGAACAAGATTTTACGTCATCAGAAAGGGAAAATGTTCTgaaaattaattcaatttttatggaaacttaGCATGATTACTGCCATCAATGACAATAGTAAAGCAAAAATGAGGGAAAGGATTTACGAAGTCATCTCCTTTAGGAGCAGAACCCAGGCGGGATCTCCCCGGAGTGCCCATGGCATGGCCGCTTTCACGGGAACCCCTTCCTTCCCAGGAGGGTGAACCGCTCCCCCTTCCTGAGATCCTTGCCTGGGGGTGCATCGGCGACTTCTCAAAGCTATGATCCCCTCCAGTGCTTGGTCTAGCCGGCCTCCTCTGAGGTTCACTGTAACTTGCTCCACGCCCTCCATGTGCTTGATGCTTCGACTCGTTTGAATGCAAGCTGCCCAAGTTATTTTTGTGGATAGATTGGTTCGAAACCCGTGTAAGACTCCCATCATCATTGCTCATTTTGCGCTCATGCACCGTCCTGACGACTCCCTGCCGTTTAGGTTCCTCAGATTCAGCTTCAGCTCTAGAAGCAGGGGCTTCAGGTGGAGCTCCTGCATCTGACAGTAAATCTGGGTTTTCCTCAGGATCGTTCGGATTGATCATTTTAGTTCCGCTCCGACCCTTCCTGGCTTTATCGAAGCAAACTGTGTATGGAATATGATTTCCACCTTCCCAGTTGCCAAATTCAGGTACGCGTGGATGTTCCTGCAGTAGGGACATAAGAATATGACCTGTCAGCTGAATACATCTTGGTAATTCCAATTATTTGCTCAACTTATCAGACCTAAAGCAGCTCGTATTTCATCCAAGAACAAAACAAGCGCATGCAAAACTGTAACTATTATTAGATTGAATCGTTTTATGCAGAGCCAGAGAAAACCAAGGATGACATGTAAATCCCAACTATTCATCACGATTAAGTCACAAACGTATCAGCTATATTTTTTGTCACTTCAGTGCCAGAAGGCATTTGGAGTCACGATAGCTGATGTGCACTGTTTCACCTAGTTCTTTGCGTCATACTAATTGCTATATTCAACCCAGAAAAAGCATGACTGAGCATGATGTTTCCAGCAGATAAAAAAAGGGACCAAGCACAAAGCCGAACAAAGTGTGGCAAAGATCCTCAATATGGATACTTTGATGGTTAATAGCTACTGAACAAATAATCAAAGAACCAGAACAACGGCTGTAATATGAATCGAAATATACTTTTCTCTTAACGTTTTGTTGaggggagaaaggaaaaatacaaaCTGATTTGAGGCACTAAAAAATCCTCAATGAAGTATGGGAGAAAATTCTAGCAAAATAATGCAACCTCAAAAAGGGAAAGCATAGAGTCATGTCCTCCATAATGAACAAAGTTATCTCGGTGAGACTGGTGCCGAAGTAACAGTTTCAGATCCAGAGGAGACAATTCCCCTAGGAACAGTGGGCTGACAATGTTGCGGAACATTGTTAACTTCGAAGCCAGCGTTTCAGAGAAAGAAATCAAACAATCCTAAAGGGTTACTTCAGCTGGAATAAAATCATGAACAACTGTGCTCAGCCACACTTAAACTATAATTGTCTTTCTTGcacataaaaatttgaagtcaccACAGAAAACAAAGGAAACGACATCTTCAAATGCAACCAAAATCAAATGTCTAAGAAAGAAACAGATTACACTCTCCACTTCTAGAATGCAAAAGGTTTTGCTGCTCATTAATCCAGCTTCCATATCATCAGTATCAGCGCTGCGAACTGTAACAGGACGCTGAAAAACTACCACCATGTTCCTTTTCCCCAAATAGCTTACACGTCAATCGAATTTTCTTCGCAAAAAGGTCCGCATCGTCGAGTTTCTGATTCATGTAAAGCCCTCGCTCAATGGCAAGCTAGACGAACAGTGGGGCGACGAAGAGCAACAGTCAAATCGTGATGCAGTAAATGACAGGCTTTCCTTTAAGCCAAACCGATGGCCCTGTGTGGCTAACCTTAACGAGCTATGTAGACCCAACACCGAATCCACATGGCTAAGACAATTCCCTCAAGTCAACAGCCCGAGTTGCGCAAGCATATGAGAAAACCCAGAATCGCGGTTCCCAAATGAAGAGCATGAGAGAACATATCAACCGCACAGAAACTTAAATCCACCATGACAGACAAATTCGTTCCCTTCTCTTCATGCTTGCTCTGATCCCGAAGTTCGGTAGCAAGAGACATGGGAAAACAACACAATCGCGTCTCAGGACAGCACCAAATATTTTCGGAAgataaaaaggaatgaaaacGAGCAATTGAAGCCTTTGAAGCATATAGATGTTCATAATCAAAACAGGAGCGAAGAGCAAGACGCGACAAATTAATAACC
Protein-coding sequences here:
- the LOC115742519 gene encoding RPM1-interacting protein 4 isoform X1, which translates into the protein MAEHPRVPEFGNWEGGNHIPYTVCFDKARKGRSGTKMINPNDPEENPDLLSDAGAPPEAPASRAEAESEEPKRQGVVRTVHERKMSNDDGSLTRVSNQSIHKNNLGSLHSNESKHQAHGGRGASYSEPQRRPARPSTGGDHSFEKSPMHPQARISGRGSGSPSWEGRGSRESGHAMGTPGRSRLGSAPKGDDFVDKGAAVPKFGEWDENNPASADGYTHIFNQVREERQGGVRMGPDMHTQSPYAGAASGTAGNNSKCSCFPWLRK
- the LOC115742519 gene encoding RPM1-interacting protein 4 isoform X2, whose product is MAEHPRVPEFGNWEGGNHIPYTVCFDKARKGRSGTKMINPNDPEENPDLLSDAGAPPEAPASRAEAESEEPKRQGVVRTVHERKMSNDDGSLTRVSNQSIHKNNLGSLHSNESKHQAHGGRGASYSEPQRRPARPSTGGDHSFEKSPMHPQARISGRGSGSPSWEGRGSRESGHAMGTPGRSRLGSAPKGDDFVDKGAAVPKFGEWDENNPASADGYTHIFNQVREERQGGVRMGPDMHTQSPYAGAASGTAGNNSKVLLFLLSMA